The following coding sequences lie in one Maribacter forsetii DSM 18668 genomic window:
- a CDS encoding enoyl-CoA hydratase/isomerase family protein: MKTLEITYKDEYAIVQMNRGKVNAINAEMVSEMREIFKTIAANNKVKGVILTGQPHYFSAGLDLIELFQYDKNQISDFFSAFGSLYLELVQFKKPFISAITGYSPAGGCVLAVASDNRYMADGEKYVIGLNEVAVNIQISQNLTEVYAFWMGDGLASRYILEGKLLTGKEALSAGLVDELVPLENVLERAEKQMRLYMKADQQIWRNTKAKIRKHLLEKLDVNGENSLKEAAELWWKPEIRAKMKAYVESFSSKKK, from the coding sequence ATGAAGACATTAGAAATAACTTATAAAGACGAGTACGCTATTGTACAGATGAACCGTGGAAAGGTAAACGCTATTAATGCGGAAATGGTTTCAGAAATGAGAGAAATTTTCAAAACTATAGCTGCAAATAACAAGGTAAAAGGTGTTATCCTTACTGGTCAACCGCATTATTTTTCTGCAGGATTGGACTTAATTGAACTCTTTCAGTATGACAAAAATCAAATTAGCGATTTCTTCTCTGCCTTTGGTAGTTTGTATTTAGAACTGGTACAATTTAAAAAACCTTTTATATCTGCTATAACCGGTTATTCTCCTGCTGGAGGATGCGTTTTAGCAGTTGCCAGCGATAATCGGTACATGGCAGATGGGGAAAAATATGTTATAGGACTCAACGAGGTTGCCGTAAATATTCAGATTAGTCAAAACCTGACAGAGGTCTATGCATTTTGGATGGGTGACGGATTAGCAAGCAGATATATTTTAGAGGGAAAATTGTTAACTGGTAAAGAAGCGCTTTCTGCCGGTTTGGTAGATGAATTGGTTCCGTTAGAAAATGTTTTGGAACGTGCTGAAAAGCAAATGCGACTTTACATGAAAGCAGACCAGCAAATTTGGAGAAATACCAAAGCGAAAATACGAAAACACCTTCTTGAAAAATTAGATGTAAATGGAGAAAACTCCCTAAAAGAAGCAGCAGAACTTTGGTGGAAACCCGAAATACGAGCAAAGATGAAAGCCTATGTAGAAAGTTTTTCAAGTAAGAAAAAATAA
- a CDS encoding NADP-dependent oxidoreductase, which translates to MNKQLLFVKRPTGDADASTWSLVSNPIPKIKEGEVLLQQHYVSLDPAMRGWMNEAKSYIPPMEINSVMRAGSVGQVIEANNHPEFKVGDYVAGYAGVQQYIATNADGYYKVDPKLAPLPTYIGTLGMPGMTAYFGITEVGKLKESDIVLVSGAAGAVGSIVGQVAKIKGCKVVGIAGGTDKCKYVVDELGFDACIDYKNEDVKQRLKEECPKGLDIYFDNVGGEILDIALGRLRMNARIVICGAISQYNNKTEIKGPSNYLSLLVNRASMTGMVVFDYADRYAEGAKILGGWMAQGKLKSKEDIYEGIENFPETYSRLFSGDKMGKLVLKIIEE; encoded by the coding sequence ATGAACAAACAATTATTATTTGTAAAAAGACCAACAGGTGACGCAGACGCTTCTACATGGTCATTAGTGTCTAATCCTATCCCTAAAATAAAAGAAGGAGAAGTATTATTACAACAACATTATGTCTCGCTTGACCCTGCCATGCGCGGTTGGATGAATGAAGCAAAATCATACATACCGCCTATGGAAATAAATTCGGTAATGCGAGCGGGTTCTGTTGGTCAGGTAATAGAAGCTAACAATCACCCAGAATTTAAAGTAGGTGATTATGTTGCCGGTTATGCCGGTGTGCAACAATATATTGCTACAAATGCAGACGGCTATTACAAAGTAGACCCAAAACTGGCACCATTACCCACTTACATTGGCACTTTAGGAATGCCTGGAATGACCGCATACTTTGGCATTACAGAGGTAGGTAAATTAAAAGAAAGTGACATTGTTTTAGTTTCTGGTGCAGCCGGTGCCGTTGGTAGTATTGTTGGGCAGGTTGCTAAAATAAAAGGATGTAAAGTAGTAGGGATTGCAGGCGGTACTGATAAGTGCAAATACGTTGTTGACGAACTAGGTTTTGATGCCTGTATTGATTATAAAAATGAAGATGTTAAACAACGATTAAAGGAAGAATGCCCTAAAGGATTAGATATCTATTTTGATAATGTTGGTGGCGAAATACTTGATATAGCCTTAGGTAGATTGCGCATGAATGCAAGAATAGTTATTTGTGGCGCCATATCACAATACAACAACAAAACCGAAATAAAAGGACCTAGCAACTACCTATCCTTATTAGTAAACAGAGCAAGCATGACAGGTATGGTTGTTTTTGATTATGCGGATAGATATGCTGAAGGTGCTAAAATTTTAGGTGGCTGGATGGCTCAAGGCAAACTAAAAAGTAAAGAGGACATCTACGAGGGAATTGAAAATTTTCCCGAAACCTATAGCCGTCTTTTTTCTGGTGACAAGATGGGTAAATTGGTGTTGAAAATAATAGAGGAATAA
- a CDS encoding NADPH:quinone oxidoreductase family protein produces the protein MKAIRCKKFGPPSSLSLEEVDNLSPKAKEVLVEVKACGLNFPDTLIIQGLYQFKPELPFTPGSDVAGIVKEVGDGVSHLKVGQEVFGFVAHGGLAEEVLIPANACFPKPPQMDFPIAASFLMAYGTSYHALRDRGNLKEGETLLVLGASGGVGLAAVELGKLMGAKVIAAASTDDKLALCKEYGADEIINYTTQDLKASIKQLTDGKGVDVIYDPVGGTYSEAAFRGIARNGRYLVVGFAAGDIPKIPLNLPLLKEASIVGVFWGAFAMKDAKANMQNTMALMKWHAEGKLKPHIHAIYNLEDTATALEEMTDRKVKGKLIVKT, from the coding sequence ATGAAAGCAATACGGTGTAAAAAATTTGGTCCCCCCTCTTCTTTATCACTAGAAGAGGTCGATAATTTAAGTCCGAAAGCAAAAGAAGTTTTAGTAGAAGTAAAAGCATGTGGATTAAATTTTCCCGATACATTGATTATTCAAGGTCTGTATCAGTTTAAACCAGAATTACCTTTTACCCCGGGTAGTGATGTAGCCGGTATCGTTAAAGAAGTTGGCGACGGAGTCTCGCATTTAAAAGTGGGTCAAGAAGTATTTGGTTTTGTAGCACATGGTGGCTTGGCAGAAGAGGTATTAATACCTGCTAACGCATGCTTTCCAAAACCTCCCCAAATGGATTTCCCTATTGCAGCTTCATTCTTGATGGCTTACGGTACGTCATATCATGCATTAAGAGACAGAGGTAATTTGAAAGAAGGAGAAACACTTTTGGTTTTAGGTGCCTCTGGTGGTGTAGGCTTGGCAGCTGTTGAATTAGGGAAGCTTATGGGAGCTAAGGTTATTGCAGCAGCTTCTACGGATGACAAGTTGGCTCTATGTAAAGAATATGGTGCCGATGAAATAATAAATTACACCACACAAGACCTTAAAGCTTCTATAAAGCAATTAACAGATGGTAAAGGTGTAGATGTTATATATGACCCTGTTGGCGGAACATATTCAGAAGCCGCTTTTAGAGGTATAGCACGAAATGGCAGGTATTTAGTAGTAGGGTTTGCCGCAGGCGATATCCCTAAAATTCCGCTTAATCTTCCCCTTTTAAAAGAAGCTTCAATTGTCGGTGTTTTTTGGGGTGCATTTGCCATGAAAGATGCTAAAGCGAATATGCAAAATACAATGGCTTTAATGAAATGGCATGCCGAAGGAAAACTAAAACCACATATCCACGCCATTTATAATTTGGAAGATACGGCCACGGCACTTGAAGAAATGACCGACAGAAAAGTGAAGGGTAAATTGATTGTTAAAACCTGA
- a CDS encoding SDR family NAD(P)-dependent oxidoreductase, translating to MRLENKIAVVTGGSRGIGQAISELFAKEGATVIIVDLLPEGQTVADDINASGGKAEFHAVSVTDKKAIESLFASINEKHGKLDILINNAGITRDKTLEKMSEEEFDSVVNVNLKGVFLCTQAAAPYMKANKYGRIVSAASNVGLRGNFGQTNYAATKAGVIAMSKTWTMELGKHGITANAIAPGFTMTDMVAKIPKEHFAAIEASIPLKTVAQPIDIAYGYLYLASDEARFVSGICLTIDGGTSR from the coding sequence ATGAGATTAGAAAACAAAATAGCAGTAGTAACAGGCGGTTCTAGAGGAATAGGACAAGCAATATCAGAACTTTTTGCAAAAGAAGGTGCAACCGTAATAATAGTTGATTTATTGCCGGAAGGACAAACCGTAGCAGATGATATTAACGCTAGTGGCGGTAAAGCAGAATTTCACGCCGTGTCAGTTACAGACAAAAAGGCTATTGAAAGTCTTTTTGCATCTATAAACGAAAAGCACGGAAAACTGGATATATTAATTAATAATGCAGGAATTACAAGAGATAAAACTCTTGAAAAAATGAGTGAAGAAGAATTTGATTCTGTAGTAAACGTAAATCTAAAAGGAGTCTTTTTGTGTACCCAGGCCGCAGCACCTTATATGAAAGCCAATAAATATGGTAGAATAGTAAGTGCAGCTTCTAATGTTGGTTTAAGGGGGAATTTTGGTCAAACCAATTATGCCGCAACAAAGGCAGGAGTAATTGCAATGTCAAAAACATGGACTATGGAACTTGGTAAACATGGGATAACAGCCAATGCAATTGCGCCTGGTTTCACCATGACAGACATGGTTGCCAAAATACCAAAAGAACATTTTGCTGCAATTGAAGCAAGTATACCGTTAAAGACCGTTGCACAGCCAATTGATATTGCTTATGGATATCTATACCTAGCATCAGACGAGGCTAGGTTTGTTTCAGGAATTTGTTTAACGATAGATGGTGGAACTTCAAGATAA
- a CDS encoding MaoC family dehydratase, which yields MAKLEIEDFKVFRTLEGKPLPEGDWMIVTQEMINDFAKATGDHQWIHVDVEKATKYSPFKKPVAHGFMSISMLSKMLEDLISVKSVKMGVNYGLNKVRFPSPVLVDSRLRLVGNIANIEEYGDNGLKVTWNCTVEIEGSEKPACVAEFISLMFS from the coding sequence ATGGCAAAATTAGAGATAGAGGATTTTAAGGTATTTAGAACATTAGAAGGCAAACCACTTCCTGAAGGTGATTGGATGATAGTAACCCAAGAAATGATCAACGATTTCGCAAAAGCGACCGGTGACCATCAATGGATTCATGTAGATGTTGAAAAAGCTACCAAGTACTCCCCTTTTAAAAAACCTGTTGCACATGGTTTTATGTCGATTTCTATGCTTTCAAAAATGTTAGAAGATCTTATTTCGGTAAAGTCAGTTAAAATGGGTGTTAATTACGGATTGAATAAAGTTCGGTTTCCTAGTCCCGTATTGGTTGATAGCCGCCTTCGATTAGTAGGCAATATTGCCAACATTGAAGAATACGGCGATAACGGATTAAAAGTTACATGGAACTGTACCGTTGAAATTGAAGGTTCAGAAAAACCAGCCTGTGTAGCAGAATTTATCAGTCTTATGTTCTCATAA
- a CDS encoding AMP-dependent synthetase/ligase, giving the protein MTRLFDLLYHQLENHPLENSINGRDASGKWKSYSSQEVKETAENMASGLLNLGLKPGDKVALVVYKNRPEWMILDFAMQMAGIISIPLYPTISVGEYEYILNEAEVKVAFCGGGDLYSKLNATRKSVVTLEHIYTLDKQSNIPYWEDVFDNSHITEIEKIKSGITNEDLATIIYTSGTTGNPKGVMLSHKNIMHIVLNTSPHLQAKPGDNVLSFLPLCHIYERSVSFVYYYKSAKIFFAGTDNLSGPEGDLAAVKPATFTTVPRLLEKIYEAIYNKGLALDGTKKKLFFWALSLTDDYELNQKLSFVSKLKWKIADKLIFSKWRDALGGNVKAVVTGAAPCPVKVMRVFCAAGIPIREGYGLTETSPTLSVNTMEPDGALLGSAGPLIDGIEILIDQEDGDYREGEGEILAHGPNVMMGYYKKPEVNTQVFCEKDGKRWFRTGDIGTLVKGPTGREFLKITDRKKELLKTSGGKYVAPAPIENRIKEEFLVEQMMVIGDKQKFVSALIVPAEEALKSYCHKKDIPWISLDEIAKHPKVLKRYQKIIDKYNPEFSHVEQIKKFKLIAREWLPVHADGAAAELTPTLKLKRRVIREKFSTEIMDIYAEQ; this is encoded by the coding sequence ATGACCAGACTCTTTGATCTTTTATACCATCAACTTGAAAATCATCCTTTAGAAAATTCCATAAATGGTCGAGATGCCTCTGGAAAATGGAAATCGTATAGTTCGCAAGAAGTTAAAGAAACTGCCGAAAATATGGCATCAGGATTATTAAATCTTGGTCTAAAACCAGGCGATAAAGTTGCTTTAGTTGTTTATAAAAATAGACCGGAATGGATGATTTTAGATTTTGCTATGCAAATGGCAGGTATCATAAGTATTCCCTTATACCCTACTATTAGTGTTGGCGAATATGAATATATTTTAAACGAAGCGGAGGTAAAAGTAGCTTTTTGCGGTGGCGGAGATTTATATAGCAAATTAAATGCAACACGAAAAAGTGTAGTCACCCTTGAGCACATTTATACATTAGATAAGCAATCTAATATTCCGTATTGGGAAGACGTATTTGACAATTCTCATATTACCGAAATAGAAAAAATTAAAAGCGGGATTACAAATGAAGATCTAGCAACCATTATTTATACCTCCGGTACCACAGGAAACCCAAAAGGGGTTATGCTATCGCACAAAAACATAATGCACATAGTTCTAAACACTTCTCCTCATTTACAAGCGAAACCAGGAGACAATGTATTAAGTTTTTTACCCTTGTGCCATATCTACGAACGCTCTGTTTCATTTGTGTACTATTACAAAAGTGCTAAAATATTTTTTGCTGGCACCGACAATCTAAGTGGTCCTGAAGGTGACTTAGCTGCAGTTAAACCTGCAACATTCACTACTGTCCCTAGATTGCTAGAAAAAATTTACGAGGCTATTTACAACAAAGGATTGGCATTAGATGGTACAAAAAAGAAGCTATTCTTTTGGGCTTTGTCATTGACCGATGATTATGAACTAAATCAAAAATTATCTTTTGTTTCCAAACTAAAATGGAAAATTGCCGATAAATTGATTTTCTCTAAATGGCGAGATGCCCTTGGAGGAAATGTAAAAGCAGTAGTTACAGGTGCTGCTCCTTGCCCAGTTAAGGTTATGCGTGTTTTTTGTGCTGCCGGTATACCTATTCGTGAAGGATATGGACTAACAGAAACTTCACCTACTTTAAGTGTAAATACTATGGAACCAGATGGAGCCCTTTTAGGTTCTGCAGGTCCGCTCATTGATGGTATAGAAATATTAATAGACCAAGAAGATGGGGATTATAGAGAAGGCGAAGGAGAAATTTTAGCCCATGGACCAAATGTTATGATGGGGTATTACAAAAAACCAGAAGTCAATACTCAAGTTTTTTGCGAAAAAGATGGCAAACGTTGGTTTCGCACAGGTGATATTGGTACGCTAGTAAAAGGACCAACGGGACGAGAATTTTTAAAAATTACTGACAGAAAGAAAGAATTACTCAAAACTTCTGGTGGTAAATATGTTGCACCGGCACCTATTGAAAATAGAATAAAAGAGGAGTTTTTGGTAGAACAAATGATGGTTATTGGTGATAAACAAAAATTTGTATCCGCTTTGATTGTCCCTGCAGAGGAAGCATTGAAAAGCTACTGCCATAAAAAGGATATTCCTTGGATCAGTTTAGATGAAATAGCAAAGCACCCCAAGGTACTAAAGCGATATCAAAAAATAATTGATAAATACAACCCTGAATTTAGCCATGTAGAACAAATTAAAAAATTTAAACTTATTGCTCGTGAATGGCTACCAGTACATGCAGATGGTGCAGCTGCAGAATTGACACCTACCCTTAAATTAAAGCGTAGGGTCATAAGAGAGAAGTTTAGCACTGAGATTATGGATATTTATGCTGAACAATAG
- a CDS encoding HD family phosphohydrolase → MDNLYKQQSLIFKYILYFVAVAFIVFFLPKGGKFKYEFQKGKPWQFENLYAPFDFSIQKTDAEIAKEKQVIESNQLPYYRYDQAEVSNVAKEFEQKFENKWDRAALGENQKSRLKYFSKVVLDSVYAKGILQNNGKQIQRSYIYLVKDNEARKVRVSDFYRVNEINNLVSKVLAENNLSAFEKETQALFFDIIAPNVSFDNSLTQKARAEALSKLSYTRGTVDQGRLIIAKGEVVEAENLKILESLKSEYESELWTANNYYYILIGYTVLVALVLIMLFLFLKKYRRTVYDNNVKVTFIFFNILLMVFITTMVIKYNDQLVFVVPLCILPLILKTFFDARLGLFVHVLTILILGFVVPNSFEYIFLQIITGIVTILTVSELYKRANLFVSVGQITLIYIIGYLAFHTIHEGDLSDIEWYTLGLFLLNGMITLFVQPLIYIYEKVFGLVSDVSLLELSDTNSKLLKELSNKAPGTFHHSLQVANLAEAAANEIGANAMLVRVGALYHDIGKMNDPTYFTENQVTNVNPHDELSPKDSARIIINHVIKGIEIARKNNIPDRIIDFIRSHHGTTLVFYFYKKQKELEEEVNEEDFRYPGPLPFSRETAILMMADSVEAASKSLKNPTFLIIDEFVDKIISGQMKANQFLNADITFKEIETIKKIFKQKLINIYHLRVEYPE, encoded by the coding sequence TTGGATAATCTTTACAAACAGCAATCGCTCATATTCAAGTATATACTCTATTTTGTAGCAGTTGCATTTATTGTGTTTTTCTTGCCTAAGGGAGGAAAGTTCAAGTACGAATTTCAAAAAGGGAAACCTTGGCAGTTTGAAAATCTATATGCGCCTTTCGATTTTTCCATTCAAAAAACCGATGCAGAAATAGCGAAAGAAAAACAAGTAATAGAAAGTAATCAGTTGCCATATTATAGGTATGATCAGGCTGAGGTGAGTAATGTTGCAAAAGAATTTGAGCAAAAATTTGAAAATAAATGGGATAGAGCCGCACTTGGGGAAAATCAAAAATCACGTTTAAAATACTTTTCAAAAGTGGTGTTAGATTCGGTGTACGCCAAGGGTATTTTGCAAAATAACGGAAAGCAAATTCAGCGGAGTTATATTTATTTGGTTAAAGATAATGAAGCAAGAAAAGTTAGGGTTTCAGATTTCTATAGGGTAAACGAAATTAACAACTTGGTAAGTAAAGTTCTTGCAGAGAATAATTTATCTGCTTTTGAGAAAGAAACTCAAGCACTTTTTTTTGATATTATTGCTCCCAATGTAAGTTTTGATAATAGTCTAACCCAAAAAGCTAGGGCAGAGGCATTGTCCAAATTGTCATATACAAGGGGAACGGTAGATCAAGGAAGATTGATCATTGCTAAAGGGGAAGTTGTAGAAGCGGAAAACCTTAAGATATTAGAATCGTTAAAATCTGAATACGAATCTGAGTTATGGACAGCAAATAACTATTATTATATATTGATAGGGTATACTGTTCTGGTTGCACTAGTACTTATTATGTTGTTCTTGTTTTTGAAAAAATACCGAAGAACCGTTTATGATAATAATGTAAAGGTCACTTTTATATTTTTCAATATTTTATTGATGGTATTTATTACCACTATGGTTATAAAGTACAATGATCAATTAGTGTTTGTTGTGCCGTTATGTATACTTCCGCTAATCTTAAAAACGTTTTTTGATGCTAGATTAGGATTGTTTGTACATGTATTGACGATACTGATTTTAGGTTTTGTAGTACCCAATAGTTTTGAGTATATATTTCTTCAGATAATTACAGGTATAGTTACAATTTTGACGGTATCAGAACTGTATAAAAGAGCAAACCTATTTGTTAGTGTTGGTCAAATAACATTGATTTATATTATTGGATATTTAGCTTTTCATACCATACACGAAGGAGACTTAAGTGATATTGAATGGTACACATTGGGGCTTTTTCTGTTAAATGGTATGATTACCCTTTTTGTACAGCCTTTAATATATATCTATGAGAAAGTTTTTGGGCTGGTGTCAGATGTGTCGTTATTGGAGTTGTCAGATACCAATTCTAAGCTTTTAAAGGAATTATCTAACAAGGCACCAGGAACTTTTCATCATTCGTTACAGGTCGCCAATTTAGCTGAAGCAGCTGCTAATGAAATTGGAGCAAACGCTATGTTGGTCAGGGTAGGGGCTTTATACCATGATATTGGTAAAATGAACGATCCTACTTACTTTACGGAGAACCAGGTGACAAATGTGAATCCGCATGATGAGCTTAGTCCTAAAGACAGTGCGCGTATTATAATAAATCATGTCATAAAGGGAATAGAGATAGCTAGAAAGAATAATATACCTGATCGTATTATAGATTTTATACGTTCTCACCATGGTACCACATTGGTATTTTATTTCTACAAGAAACAGAAAGAATTAGAAGAAGAGGTAAATGAAGAGGATTTTAGGTATCCTGGTCCGTTGCCATTCTCTAGAGAGACTGCAATATTAATGATGGCAGATTCTGTAGAAGCGGCATCAAAGAGTTTAAAGAATCCTACTTTTTTAATTATTGATGAGTTCGTTGATAAAATAATTTCGGGTCAAATGAAGGCAAATCAATTTTTGAATGCAGACATTACGTTCAAAGAAATAGAAACAATCAAGAAAATATTCAAACAAAAGCTCATAAATATTTATCATTTGCGAGTGGAATATCCTGAGTAA
- a CDS encoding acetyl-CoA C-acyltransferase — MKEVVIVSAVRTPIGSFMGGLSTVPAPKLGAIAIEGALKKINLSPTLVDEVIMGNVVQAGTGQAPARQAAIFAGIPNTVPCTTINKVCASGMKSVMQGAQAIALGDADIVVAGGMENMSLIPHYVHMRTGTKFGPTSLIDGMQKDGLVDAYDENAMGVCADACATEYEFSREDQDAYAIQSYKRSADAWEKGKFDNEVIPVAVPQRRGEPKMVIKDEEFSNVFIDKIPNLRPAFTKDGTVTAANASTINDGAAALILMSKEKAEELNLKPLAVIKSYADAAHEPEWFTTAPAKALPKALAKANLKLEEINFFEFNEAFSVVGLANMKILGLNDKNVNVNGGAVSLGHPLGCSGARILITLLNVLEQNNAKLGAAAICNGGGGASAIIVEKA, encoded by the coding sequence ATGAAAGAAGTCGTTATCGTATCAGCCGTAAGAACTCCAATAGGAAGTTTCATGGGTGGATTATCAACAGTTCCTGCTCCAAAATTAGGAGCAATTGCTATTGAAGGCGCTTTAAAAAAAATCAACCTTTCACCTACATTAGTAGATGAGGTAATAATGGGGAATGTAGTGCAAGCCGGTACAGGTCAAGCACCTGCTAGACAAGCTGCTATATTTGCCGGCATACCAAATACTGTTCCTTGTACAACCATCAATAAAGTTTGTGCCTCTGGTATGAAATCAGTAATGCAAGGTGCACAAGCAATTGCTTTAGGCGATGCCGATATCGTTGTTGCAGGCGGCATGGAAAATATGAGCTTAATACCTCATTATGTTCACATGAGAACAGGTACTAAATTTGGACCTACTTCTTTAATTGACGGTATGCAAAAAGACGGTCTTGTAGATGCGTATGATGAAAATGCTATGGGTGTTTGTGCCGATGCATGTGCTACTGAATATGAATTCAGTAGAGAAGATCAAGATGCTTATGCCATACAATCATACAAAAGATCAGCAGACGCCTGGGAAAAAGGAAAATTTGACAATGAAGTTATTCCAGTAGCTGTTCCACAAAGACGCGGAGAACCTAAAATGGTTATTAAAGATGAAGAATTCAGTAATGTTTTTATTGACAAAATTCCGAATTTAAGACCTGCATTTACAAAAGATGGAACGGTAACCGCTGCCAACGCTTCTACAATTAATGATGGTGCCGCTGCATTAATTTTAATGAGCAAAGAAAAAGCAGAAGAGTTAAACCTAAAACCATTGGCAGTCATCAAAAGTTACGCTGATGCAGCTCATGAACCTGAGTGGTTTACTACAGCCCCTGCAAAAGCATTACCAAAAGCTTTGGCAAAAGCTAATCTAAAATTAGAAGAGATAAACTTCTTTGAATTTAACGAAGCCTTCTCTGTGGTAGGTCTTGCCAATATGAAAATACTAGGCTTAAATGATAAAAATGTAAATGTAAACGGAGGTGCTGTTTCTTTAGGACATCCATTAGGATGCTCTGGTGCACGAATTTTAATTACATTATTAAATGTATTGGAACAAAATAATGCTAAACTAGGTGCTGCCGCAATATGTAACGGTGGTGGAGGTGCTTCAGCTATAATTGTTGAAAAAGCATAA
- a CDS encoding C40 family peptidase has product MQYGICQLSIVPVRSTPDEASELITQLLFGEHYKILECRKNWSRIKTVADKCEGWIMNSQLVFIPEEEFNAIQANKKSKHVSQLVSFVEDSNKILTPILIGSCLFETPSLPFDFDGNLSGEINTKENLVKTALLYLNSPELKGGKSPFGIDSAGLSQMVYQINGYHLLRTAETQSTQGTALSFVEESEAGDLAFFDNAQGEIDHVGIIMENNHVIHVNGKVRIDRLDHTGIFNNELRTYTHQLRVIKKIV; this is encoded by the coding sequence ATGCAATACGGTATTTGTCAATTAAGCATTGTTCCTGTAAGAAGTACTCCAGACGAGGCATCTGAACTGATTACCCAACTTTTGTTCGGTGAACATTATAAGATACTTGAATGCAGGAAGAATTGGTCTAGAATAAAGACTGTTGCTGACAAATGCGAAGGATGGATAATGAACAGCCAGTTAGTTTTTATACCGGAAGAAGAATTTAATGCCATCCAAGCAAATAAAAAATCAAAGCATGTCTCCCAATTAGTATCTTTTGTTGAAGATTCAAATAAAATTTTGACGCCAATACTAATTGGCTCCTGTTTGTTTGAAACCCCTTCATTACCTTTTGATTTTGATGGTAATTTGAGTGGCGAAATTAATACCAAAGAGAACTTGGTTAAAACGGCATTGCTTTATTTAAATTCCCCCGAACTAAAAGGTGGAAAATCTCCTTTTGGGATTGATAGCGCAGGTCTTTCACAAATGGTATACCAAATAAATGGATACCATCTTTTAAGAACTGCAGAGACTCAATCTACTCAAGGTACTGCGTTAAGTTTTGTTGAAGAAAGCGAAGCTGGAGATTTAGCTTTTTTTGATAACGCACAAGGTGAAATTGACCATGTGGGTATAATCATGGAAAACAATCATGTTATTCATGTGAATGGAAAAGTTAGAATTGACCGTTTAGATCACACCGGCATATTCAACAACGAACTTAGAACATACACCCACCAATTACGGGTTATTAAAAAGATAGTATAA